A stretch of DNA from Granulicella pectinivorans:
GCGCTGGATTCGAGCTCGCTGAATATCCTCGGGACGCTGCATGGCTTCAAGGCCGAGCAGATGTTCGAGGCGCGTCTGGTGCTGGAGGCCAATGTGGCGGCCCTGGCTGCGGAGCGGGCGACCGAGGAGCATCTGACGGAGCTGGCCGAAGAGGTCGCCGAGATGTACGCGGCGCTGGACGATCCGCAGGAGTATCTGATCCACGACGTGCGGTTCCACCGGACCATTGCGCGGGCCTCGGGCAACCCGATTCTGGGTGCGCTGATGGAGACGATTACGGCAAATATGTACGATTCGCGCCAGACGACGGTGGGCCAGGCGGCCGATTTGAAGGAGTCGTCGGAGATGCACCGGGAGATCTTCCGGGCAATCCGGGCAAAGAACGCGGCGCTGGCGAAGTCCACGATGGAGCAGCATTTGAAGATGGCCAGGACGGCGCAGGAGATCGAGGCTGCGGCTCTCGAGGGGGCTTCAGCCACCGAGACGGCGACGGTCTAACGCCGCGTTTGGTCTGACCGCTTCGATCCTCTCCTTCAAACAGGTCAGACCCATCCGTGGTGTTTTCGGCATTTACCAGCAGTTTTCGGTCCATGCAACCATGGTTTTTTGCATGGCGATCACGTCCAACCTGTGCTTCTGGACGGGACTGATAAACTTAGGGTTCCCATGTCTGATATTGCACAGTCCGCCCCGCAGAAGTTTTACCTGACGACCCCGATTTACTACGTGAACGCCCGGCCGCACATCGGGCATGCCTACTCGACGATTGTGGGGGACGTGATTGCGCGGCGTCACCGGCTGCTGGGGGACGACACGTATTTCCTGACCGGGACCGATGAGCACGGGCAGAAGATCGAGCGGTCGGCGGCAGCGGCGGGTGTGCCTCCGCAGGAGTTTGCCGATGGGGTGTCGAAGACGTTCTCGGACCTTTGGAAGCGGATGGGGATTACGCATGATGGGTTCATTCGCACGACCGAGGAGCGGCATAAGAAGGGCGTGCAGAAGCTGTTTGCCGCGCTGAAGGAGCGCGGGGCGATTTACCTGGATACGTATACGGGGCAGTATTGCGTGTCGGATGAGGCGTTCGTCGATGTTGCGCAGGGGGAGCGGTGCCCTGACTGCGGGAACATGACGGAGACGATCACGGAGTCGAACTACTACTTCAAGCTTTCGGAGTATGGGGAGAGGCTGGCGGGGCTGATCGAGTCGGGTGAGTTGCTGATTCAGCCGGAGGCTCGGCGGAATGAGGTGCTCTCGTTTGTGAAGAGCGGACTGAAGGATCAGTCGATCTCACGGACGAGCTTCAAGTGGGGCGTGCCGGTTCCGGGCGATGAAGAGCATGTGATTTATGTGTGGTTCGATGCGCTGGTGAACTACATGACGGGCGTTGGGTATGGCTCGGATGAGCCGGCGGAGATTGCCAAGTTTGAGAAGTACTGGCCGGCGGATTTGCACCTTGTCGGTAAGGAGATTATCCGGTTTCACTGTGTGTATTGGCCGGCGTTTTTGATGGCGGCTGGGCTGCCGATTCCGAAGTCGATTGTGGCGAATGGGTGGCTGCTGTTTGAAGAGTCGAAGATGTCGAAGTCCAAAGGGAACGTCGTTCGGACGGAGACGATTCTGGATGCGTTTGGTGGTTTGAAGCCGGATCTGCCGAAGAAGGAGCAGGATCTTTTTGGGGCGGATGTGCTGCGGTATTTTCTGCTGCGGGAGATTCCGTTTGGGCAGGATGGGAGCTTCTCGTTCGACTCGCTGGTGACGCGGTATAACGCGGATTTGGCGAACGGGTATGGGAATCTGGTGAGCCGGACGCTGAAGCTGATTGAACAAAGCCTTCAATCTGTGATTCCTTATGTTGATCTTCCAGCAGTTCCTGACGTAGATCGTGATGAGGAAGCTTGGGAGTCATATGCATTCGGAAGGTCGAATCCTGAGGCGATGTGGTCAGGCAACCAAACGCCTTTTGAGACGCTTTATCAATTAGTGCGAAACACGGTCAGCTTGTCGAAATTTCAGAGCGAACTCTACTCTGGGTTTGCACTGAACGCTCTGCTCGCAGAGATTCAAAAGATCATTGCCTTGGCTGATGGATACATTTCTTCCAGGGCACCTTGGAAATTGGCGAAACAGGATAGCGTTGAAGCGCGACGTGAGCTTGAAGAAGTTCTGTACTGCTCCGCACAGGCGATCCAGATCATTACCGGATTGTTGTATCCGGTAATGCCGTATGCGACTTCTAAGGTTTGGGAGCAGCTTGGGCTTGGGGATATTGAAGAGGCCGCCAGAAACGGTGAGTTGAAGGATTTGCAGTGGGGCGGTTTGAAGCCCGGTACGAAGCTTGGGGTGCTTGCCCCTATTTTTCCGCGAGCGGATAAAGGATTGATTCAGGTTATGAGTGAAGTGGAAGCGAACAAGGTGGTTCCGAAGTCTGCGTTTACCGATGAGGTTGTGCCGGCGGCTCCCGTTGTGGATGCGACGCATCCGGCGGCTGGGCCACGGACGTTTGGGGAAGAGGGCGCGGGTGCGCATGTTGGGGGATCGGCCGCAGAGTCGACGGAGCGGGTGGGGACGCCTTCGCATACGGAGGCTGTGGCTTCGGGGGTGTTTGCGGCCTCAGCGTTGGCTTCGGCTGTGCCGGATACTCCGCAGATTGCGATTGACGATTTTGTGAAGGTGGATCTGCGGGTGGCGCAGATTGTGGTCGCGGAGAGGATTCCGAAGGCCGACAAGCTGCTTCGTTTGGAGGTGGACCTGGGGTATGAGAAGAGGCAGATTCTTTCGGGGATCGCGGAGTGGTATACGCCGGAGGATCTGATTGGGCGGAAGATCGTGATTATCGCGAACCTGGCCCCGCGGAAGATGCGGGGGTTGGAGTCGCGTGGGATGTTGCTGGCGGCGAGCGAGGGCGAGAACGGGAAGCCGGTGCTGGCTACGTTCGGGGAAGAGATCGCCGTGGGTACCCGGCTGCGGTAGGTCTTCGCTGCTTCGGTAAGTGAAATGTACGATGGAATGAGAGGCAGAGAGAAACAGGCAAACGCCTGGTTCTTCTCTGCCTTTTTTGCCCGTCTTCTTTTGCCGGTAAGGACGACCGCGTTCTTCTTCTGGGGTAGGGAGGTGCGGCCTCCATGGAGAGACGCGAGGCGTGTTCTTTTCTCAGAGTGAGCAATACAAACCATCTTTCCTGGCCGTGATTCCCTATAAGAAGAGGCTTGAATCAGCCTCGGCTTTTCACGACGCTCGATGGTATGCGTGGCATCGCCGCTCTGGGCGTTGTGGTGCTTCATCGTGCAGGAATTCTGGGACGATTTCATGCATCCCATGGGCACCTGGCGGTGGACTTTTTCTTTCTGCTGAGCGGGTTTGTGTTGACGTTCGCGTACCAGAAGAGGCTGGATAGCGGCTGGCCGACGAGGGAGTTTCTGAAGGTGCGGCTGGTGCGGTTGTATCCGTTGTATGGTCTGGCGATGCTGATGGGATGCGTATCGTACGCGATGATCTCGACGGTCGGCATGGCGTCGATGTGGCAAGCGCAGTCGTTGAGCAGGCTGGGGCTGGGGCTGCTGCTGGTGCCGATCTTCTGGAACCGCTGGGTTTTGTATCCGCTGAATTTTCCGCTGTGGTCGGTGATCTTCGAGATCGTGGCGAATGTGGTGCATGCGTCCGTGTTTCGGCGGCGGAGTTGGCGGTTTGTCGCGGCGTTCACGGTTGCGGGTTTTTTGGGGCTTTGCGCGCTCTTGTTCCACTTTCGATCGATCAACTATGGGGTGCGGAATCCGCATGCAGTGTGGGGGCTGGTGCGTCTGCTGTTCGGATATACATCGGGGATGTTGCTGTACCGGGTGTGGAGGTCGGGCTGGGTGAGGGTGAAGCTTCCCTCGGTGTGTGTGGTGGCTCTTCTGCTGGGCGTGCTGGTTATTCCGGTTCCGCAGGCGAGGATAGCGTTGTATGAATTGGTGTGCGTGGTGGTGGTGTTTCCTGTGATTTTGCTGCTGGGGGTTTCGACGGAGCCACCGCAGGTGTTGGTGGGGACGTTTCGTGCGCTTGGTGTGGCTTCGTACGCGGTGTATGTGGTGCAGGAGCCCTGGTACCAGTTTTTGAACCGGGTTTGGATGCTGGTTCCGGGACACGGGGAGCTCACGTCGAGTTGGGTGTCCGGGACGCTCTACCTGGGGACGCTGATGGGACTGGCACTGATTCTCGACCGGTTCTACGATGGGCCGGTGCGGGCCTGGATGACGCAGGCGATGACGGCGCGGCGGCCGGCCGCGATGCGGAAGAAGGTTCCGCCGGTCGCGGCCTAGACGAGTTGCTTGGGGGACTCGTGGCTTACTCCGATGACGAAGTAGCGGGCGGGGACGTTGCCGATGTTGCGGATGGTGTGGGCGGTCATGGAGGTGGCGAGGATGACGCCGCCAGGGCCTACTTTTTCCGATTTGCCGTCGTGCTCGAAGGCTACGGTGCCCTCGCGGATGAGGAGGATGTCGGAGGGGCGGTGCTGGTGGAGGGGGTTGGGGGTGGCTCCGACGGGGATGGTGGACTCGTGGATGGAGACGTACTCGCCGGTGAGGAAGGTGCCCTGGGTGACCTGTCGGGATTCGCTTCCGTTGGGGTTCTTCCTGGTGGGGAGATCTTCGTAGAGGAAGACGCGGGGGGTGCCGAGGATGGGGTCGCTGGGGTTGGGGAGGGGCTGGGATTCGGCGGCGGGGGCTAGAGCCAGGGCGGAGAGGCTGGTGATTAGGTCGCGGCGGTTCATGGGTGGAATCTTACGCCGGGGTGGGATGGGTGGGAAAGAGAACGAGTTCGCGGCGGAGAGACCCACATCTCAGAATCGAAACCCGTTCGGCAAGCTCAGGGCAAGCGTGTAGCACCCAGGTTGGTGGCTCTATCTCTTCGGTGGTGCGCTAGACTTAGGGGATAACTTTTTGAGCTGGAAAGCGTGACTATGAGCGTGGAAGTGAAGAAGAAGGCGTTGACGTTTCAGGAGCTGTTGTTCACGTTGCAGAGGTTCTGGGCGGAGCGGGGATGTGTGTTGCAGCAGCCGTATGACGTGGAGGTTGGCGCGGGGACGATGTCGCCGGATACGTTTCTGCGGGTGTTGGGGCCTAAGCCGGTGCGGATTGCGTATGCGCAGCCCTCGCGTCGGCCGGCCGACGGACGGTACGGGGAGAATCCGAACCGTCTGTTCCGGCATACGCAGTTTCAGGTGATTCTGAAACCGCCACCGGCGCGTGTGCAGGAGATGTATCTCGAATCGCTCGAGGCGATCGGGATCAACCTTAAGGAACACGACATCAAGTTCGAGGAAGACAACTGGGAGTGGCCGGTTGGCGGGGCTTGGGGCGTGGGCTGGCAGGTGATGCTGGACGGGCTGGAGATCACGCAGTTCACGTACTTCCAGCAGTGCGGCGGGATGGATCTGGACCCGATCTGCGGGGAGATTACGTATGGGCTGGAGAGGATCGCAGGGTTCCTGCAGGATGTGGATTCGATCTATGACATCGTGTGGGCCGTGGAGCCGGATACCGGGCGCGAAGTGACGTACGGGGAGATGCGGCTGGCGGAGGAAGAGCAGTTTTCGGCCTATGGGTTCGACTATGCCTCCGTGCCTTCGCTTTGGAAGCATCTGGAGCTGTATGAAGAGGAGTGCCTGGCGATCCTTGAGACGTCGAAGGGCTATGACGGGATGGATGCGCTGACGACGAAGCGTTTCCCGGTGCTGGGGGCTTATGAGCTGGCGCTGAAGTGCTCACATCTGTTCAATTTGCTGGATGCTCGGGGAGCGATTTCCGTTACGGAGCGGGTTGGTGTGATGGCCCGAATTCGGACGCTGGTGCTGGGCGTGGCTAAGGCTTATGTGGGCCAGGGCGAGGCGCTGACGGCAGGGAAAAGGGATTAGGGAACAGTACAGCTACGGCTGGCGGAGAGTTTCGGTTATGGATTTCTTGTTTGAGATTGGTTTGGAAGAGGTTCCGGCGCGGATGATTGCGGGTGCCGAGGCGGAGTTGTTGAAGCGGGTGACGGGGCTGCTGGAGCGGGAGAGGCTGGTTGCGGCGGGCGCAGTCGCCAAGAGCTTTTCTACGCCGCGACGGCTGGCGGTGCTGGTTTCGGATGTTACGGAGAAGCAGGAGGACCTGTCGGAGGAGATGATGGGGCCTTCGGCGAAGATCGCGTACAAGGACGGCGTGGCTACTCCGGCGGCGGAGGCGTTTGCGCGCAAGGCGGGCGTAGGCGTGGGGGAGTTGAGGACCGTTACGACGGCCAAGGGTGAGTATCTGGCGGCTACTGTCGTGAAGGCGGGGAAGACGGCGGCGCAGGTGATCCAGGCGGAACTGCCGAAGGAGCTCGCGGGGATCTACTGGGCGAAGAATATGTACTGGCGTGCTGGAAAGCCGGAGAAGTTTGTGCGTCCGGTGCGTTGGATGGTGGCGATGCTGGGCGGCGAGGGGCTGTCGGTGGGCTTCGCGGGATTTGTATCGAACGATGTTACGTATGGGCATCGGGTGCTGTTTGGCGCGGAGCGGGTTGAGCTGAGTGCGCCGGCGGAGTATGAAGGGAAGCTGCTGGAGGCGAAGGTCATCGTCGACGTCGAGGCGCGGCGGCACAGGATTCGCAAGGAGCTGGACCGGGTGTGCAGGACCGTGCCAGCGATGCGGTGGCGCGAGGACCATGCGCTGGTGGACAAGATGACGCACCTGACGGAGTGGCCTTCGGTGATTCTGGGCAGCTTCGATGCGGCGTATCTGGATCTGCCGGAAGAGGTGCTGGTGACGGTGATGCGGGATCACCAGAACTACTTTGCGGTGGAGGATGCCGCGGGCAAGCTGGCTCCTTATTTCCTGGCGGTGCTGAATACGGAGGCCGATGAGGCTGGGCAGGCTGTGATCCGGCATGGCAATGAGCGAGTGCTGCGAGCGCGGTTCAACGATGCGCGGTTCTTCTGGGAGTTCGATCAGAGGACGGCTTTGCTGGACAGGATGTCGCTGCTCGAGAACGTTACGTTTCAGAAGGATTTGGGAAGTTACGCGAAGAAGTCGGAGCAGGTTTGGCAGCTTTGCCGTCTGCTGCTGGAGAAAGCTGAGACGCGTGGGGTGCAGGCGGACTTCAATGCTTTGCATGATGCCGCGAAGCTGGCGAAGACCGATCTTACGGCTGAATTGGTAAAGGAGTTTACGGAGCTTCAGGGCGTGATCGGCGGCTTATATGCGCGGGCTCAGGGTATCTCGGAGAAGGCCGCTGTGGCCATCTATGACCAGTACAAACCGACGTCGATGGAGGATTCGATTCCCCGGTCGATCGAGGGGGCTTTGCTGGCGATTGCGGACAAGGCGAACACGATTGCGGGGATGTTCGGGCTGGGGCTGGAACCGACGGGATCGAAGGATCCGTTTGCGTTGCGGCGGGCTGCGAACGGGATTGTGAAGATTCTGGCTGAGATGCCCGTTGGTCTGACGCTGGGCGATGTGGCGTTTCGTGCTGCCTCCGGACAGGAAGAGCTCTCGCGCAAAATCGAGGTCTTCTTTGCGGAGCGTTTGGAGTTCTATCTGCGCGAGGCAAAGGGGCAGGCTTACGACGTCGTCAAGGCTGTGCTGGTGGTCCGCGCGGATGATGTGCGCGATGCCGTGGCTCGGGCTTTGGCGGTCACGGCGGTGCGTGGCGGCGCGGACTTTGCGGCGGTGTCGTCGGCTTTCAAGAGGATGAAGAATATTCTTGCACAGGCGGCGGAGAAGGGCTTCGCCGCTGCTGCGGTGGTCGATGTTGCTTTGCTGACGGATGCTGAGGAGCTGGCACTGGCTGAGGCTGCGGCGGAGTTGGCTCCGCGGGTGGCTTCGCTGCGTGGAGCTGGCGACTATGTCGGGGCGCTGGAGGCGATCGCCGGGCTTCGGCCGCAGGTGGATGCGTTCTTCGAGGCGGTGATGGTGATGTCTCCGGATGAGGCGGTGCGAGGGAACCGGCTGGCGCTGCTGGGTAAGGTGCTGGGGGATTTCTCGGGGATCGCGGAGTTTTCGGAGATTGTGGTGGCGGGGTAGGTTCTGCGGCTAGGCCCACCTGAGCGCGGGTGGGGCATGCGTTTGTGGCGGGTTGAGGGAGTGCGGGCTTGATGCGCTCGATACCCCACCCTGCTCGATAAAGCCGGGCCAGGATGGGGCACCCGTCGGGATGATTTGAGATTTGAGGGATTTATGGGAAGTGAACTGGCTACGGGTTTTGATTGTTCGGTGTGCGGGTTGCACCATGATGTGCTTCCGCTGAGCTATAGCGTGAAGGCTCCGCTTGCGGTTTTACGGGTGGCTCCGGAGGAGATCGACGAGCGGATTGTGATGACGGCGGATCAGTGCGTGATCGATGGGAGGGAGTTTTATCTCCGAGGGAGGATTCCTGTGCCTGTGCATGGGTTGGAGGAGCCATTTATCTGGGGCGTCTGGGCGGAGGTTGGGCCCAAGGACTTTTTCCGTAGCAATGAGCTTTGGTCGACTCCGGGGCGCGAGGTGGAGCCGGCATTCAAGGGATACCTGGACTCTGATCTGTTTATCTTTGGGAACACGATCAACCTGGAGGTGATGGTCGAGACGCAGGTTGTGGGGCGTCGTCCGCACTTCACGGTGATCGATCCGGCGCATGGGCTGGCGCGGGACCAGAGAGAGGGGATGTCGATGGAACGGGTGGTGGAGATTGCCGAGATGATTCTGCACCGCGGGGAGGAATCCAGCGACTGAAGGTTAGTTCAGGCGCTGGAGGCGGGCGATGAGTTTTTCGGCGAGGGGTTCGCCGGACTCGGTCCAGAGGAGGCGGCTGGAGATGTTGCAGTGCTTCTCGACGAGCAGGGTGAAGGCGAGCAGCATCTCGACGTTCTGCTGGATGTGCTTGGCGGCGTTCTTGTCGAGTTCTTCGTCTTCGAGCACCCAGGGGGTGTCGAGGCCGAAGTCGACGCGGATGTGGCCGTTCTGCTCGTATCCGGATTGTTCGAACTCCGGGCCGAATCCGATGAAGCGGACGCTGGTGGGGTAGCGCTTCCAGCCAGCGTCGATGGTTTTTTCCTCCCCGGGTTTGGAGGGGAAAGGAATGGGCTGTTTGCGGGGGGCGATGTCCTCGAAGGAGTCTTCGAGGTCGTCGGGGAGATCGTCGGGTTCCGGGGCTTCTTCGTCGGGAGCCTTGGCCTCGGGGAACCAGAGGTTCCACTTCATCTCGAACTCGTAGGCCATGTCGTCGTGAAGGCCCTCGGTGGCTTCGGCGACGGCGGAATCGATGGCTGCGGCGAGGGTGTCGGGGGTCTCGGCGGCGCGGTCGTCGGTGACGTAGATGCGCTGGTAGGTGGGTGACTCGGTGAAGTCGATGGGGTAGGCCGAGGCCGCGGCGACGCGTGGGTCGGCGGAGATGGTCGCGAACTGGCGAAGGACGCCGGTAAGAGCCTGCGGAAGGGTTTCGAGGCGGAAGTTCGGGAACCAGAGGCTTAGGTAGAGCTGATCGGCCATAGAGGCTAGTTTACTCCTGTGAAGGCATGGAGGCTGGATCGGGAGTAGGGATCCGGAAAAGCCGCCTGGAAACTAATGGCGGCTGCAACTACAGGGGGCGAAACGAGTCCAATCGGATGCGGATGAGAAGATAGTCAGGGCGAATGATGCGTACGAGTGTGGAGAAGCTTCGGTTGGGTCTGGTCGCGGTCGCGGCTTTGCTCGTGCTGGTGGTCGCGGGATTTCTGTCCTATGCGCACTATCGCTCGAAAAACTTTATCAAGAACCTGCCGAAGACGTTGGGCGCGAATATTACGCGGGAGGCCAACGGCTACACATGGTCGCAGACGGTGCAGGGGCGGACCGTGTTTACGCTGCATGCGGCCAAGCTGGAGCAGAAGCAGGATGGCAAGTACACGCTGCACGATGTGGGGATCGTGCTGTACGGGCGGAAGCAGGACCGCACCGACCGGATCTATGGCAACGAGTTCGAGTACGACCAGCAGGCGGGAATCGTAAGGGGGGTGGGTGAGGTGCATATGGACCTGCAGGCTCCTGCCTCCAGTGCGAATGGGGAGCGCAAAGACCAGCCGGTGGGGGGCGACGAGGCCGGGATGATTCATGTGCTGACGAGTGGGCTGGTGTATCTGGAAAAGCTGGGGGTGGCGGCGACGAGCGAGGATATCGAGTTTTCACAGAAGGAGATGAAGGGCTGGGCGCATGGGGCGGACTATAACGCGGACTCCGGCGTGCTGGTGCTGCAGTCGGCGGTGAGGATGAATGGACTGACGAAGAGCGGGCCTGTGGTGATGACGGCCAGCCGCGCGGAGTGGAATCGCCGGCAGCAGGTGCTGAACTTGACGCAGGTGAAGTCGGTGACGACCGGGGAGACGATCGAGGCTGAGCATGCGGTGGTGAACCTGACGCAGGCGGGGCAGCCGCAGAGGATGGAAGCGGACGGACATGTGTCGGTCGCACGGGCGGAGGGAGGACTGTTGCAGTCGGCACGGGCGGACGTGGCGTTTTGGCCGAATGGGAAGGCCAAGGACGCACGGTTCAACGGTGGTGTGGTCTATACGGATGATGACGACGCCAAGCATGCGCGGGGGACGTCCGACGCGGCTCATGTGGTGTTCGATGGTGCGGGGCTGGCGGACCGGATGGTGATGACGGGTGGGGCTGAGCTGCAGATGCGGCAGAAGGCTGCGGCGAGCGATGCGTGGAGCCAGAAGAATGTGAGTGGGCAGACGGTGGATGTGGCGCTGGGAGCTGCCGCGGGTCCGGCTGGGAAGAGGCAGATTCGAGATGCGGAGGCCACAGGCGGAGCCCGGGTTGTTGCGGTGAGCGAGGGAGTGAAGACGCGGACCGAGATGACGGGGGACGATTTGAAGGCGCACTTCCTGGCAGGGAACCGGGTGGAGCGGGTGGAGGGAACGGGGCACACGGTATTGCACCAGTTGAATGCGGAGGGCGTGGATGAGGTGAGTTCGGGGGATACGACGGAACTGCTGTTTCGCGCAGCTACGGTGAAAGGGAGGGCCAAAACGGCTTCGAGTGTTGCGGCTGGAGCCGAGGAGCTGGTGAGTGCGGTGCAGGTGGGGCATGTGTCCACGGTGCGGAAACGGATGAAGGTGAAGACGGTGGGTGCGGCTCCGGTGCTGGTGGAGGAAAGGGCGACGGCGGATCGAGCGGCGTTCGATGCGGACCTGGACCAGGTGACGCTGACGGGCGGTGTGCAGTTGACGAATGTGGGAAGCACGCTTTGGGGCGGCAAGGTGGTGGTCGAGCGTGGGACGGGGAACGCTACGGCCGAGGGTGGGGTTCGGGTGAACTATGCGCAGGTGGCGAAGGATGGGAAGGATGGCGAGCCGGTGCATGTCCTGGCGGATCATGCAGAGCTGAAGCGGGGGACGCCGGTGGTGAAGGGTGCGAAGAACGCTCCGGACGATGTGGCCTTCTTTTATGGCGTGACGGGGAAGCCGGCGCGGCTGTGGCAGGGGGGATCGCAGGTGCAGGCTCCGGTGCTGAAGTTTGAGGAGGGGGTGAAGAGGCTCACGGCGAATGGGCCTGGACCGGGGATGGTGGTGCATACGGTTCTGGTTGGGGCTGCGAAGGCTGTCGTTGTGCCCAAGGCGGATGCCCCGAAGAAGGACGGCAAGGGGCCTGGTGTGGTACGGGTGGCGAGTCGCGAGATGGTCTATACCGATGGGCTGCGTGAGGTGGTGTTTTCGGGTGGAGTGGTGGTTGAGGACGCGGGTGGAAGCATGAAGGCGCAGAAGGCGACTGCTTATCTCTCGCAGCCACCATCTACGGCGGGAGCTGTGGGGAAGACCTTAGAAGTGGGTTCGTCCGCTGCGCCACGAAATGACAAGACCGCTAAGACGGATCAGCCCTTTCTTGGTGGGAGCGTGGAGCGTGTGGTGGCGGTGGGAAAGGTCGAGATCGATCAGCCGGGTAAGCACGGGGCGGGTGAGGAGCTGGTGTACACGGCGAGCGACCAGATGTTTGTGCTGACGGGAACGAAGGAGACTCCGCCTAGAATGGAGGATGAGACGCGCGGGACGGTGACGGGTGAGTCGATCCGGTTCCATTCGGGCGATGACAGCGTCGTTGTGACGGGCGAGAGCATCGAACAGGGGAAGGGTAAGGCCGCGGGCAAGCGGACGGAGACGAGAGTGAAGCAGTGACGATGCGGCGGCTGGAGACGGAGGAGATTGGGAAGTCGTACGCCGGGCGGCAGGTGGTGCGCGGTGTGTCGGTGTCGATCGAGCAGGGCGAGGTGGTGGGTCTGCTGGGGCCGAATGGGGCGGGAAAGACGACGAGTTTTTATATGATCGTCGGGCTGGTGAGGCCGGATGCGGGCCGGGTGCTGATCGATGGCGACGATATTACGCGGATGCCGATGTACCAGAGGGCTCGGAAGAAGGGCATCAGTTACCTGCCGCAGGAGCCTTCGATCTTTCGGAAGCTGACGGTGGAGGAGAATATTCTGGCGGTGCTGGAGGCGCAGCACCTGAGCTGGGAGAGCAGGCGCACCAGGACGGCAAAGCTGATTGAGCAGTTGAACCTGGGGCATGTGCGTACGACGCAGGGGTATGCGTTGA
This window harbors:
- a CDS encoding LptA/OstA family protein is translated as MMRTSVEKLRLGLVAVAALLVLVVAGFLSYAHYRSKNFIKNLPKTLGANITREANGYTWSQTVQGRTVFTLHAAKLEQKQDGKYTLHDVGIVLYGRKQDRTDRIYGNEFEYDQQAGIVRGVGEVHMDLQAPASSANGERKDQPVGGDEAGMIHVLTSGLVYLEKLGVAATSEDIEFSQKEMKGWAHGADYNADSGVLVLQSAVRMNGLTKSGPVVMTASRAEWNRRQQVLNLTQVKSVTTGETIEAEHAVVNLTQAGQPQRMEADGHVSVARAEGGLLQSARADVAFWPNGKAKDARFNGGVVYTDDDDAKHARGTSDAAHVVFDGAGLADRMVMTGGAELQMRQKAAASDAWSQKNVSGQTVDVALGAAAGPAGKRQIRDAEATGGARVVAVSEGVKTRTEMTGDDLKAHFLAGNRVERVEGTGHTVLHQLNAEGVDEVSSGDTTELLFRAATVKGRAKTASSVAAGAEELVSAVQVGHVSTVRKRMKVKTVGAAPVLVEERATADRAAFDADLDQVTLTGGVQLTNVGSTLWGGKVVVERGTGNATAEGGVRVNYAQVAKDGKDGEPVHVLADHAELKRGTPVVKGAKNAPDDVAFFYGVTGKPARLWQGGSQVQAPVLKFEEGVKRLTANGPGPGMVVHTVLVGAAKAVVVPKADAPKKDGKGPGVVRVASREMVYTDGLREVVFSGGVVVEDAGGSMKAQKATAYLSQPPSTAGAVGKTLEVGSSAAPRNDKTAKTDQPFLGGSVERVVAVGKVEIDQPGKHGAGEELVYTASDQMFVLTGTKETPPRMEDETRGTVTGESIRFHSGDDSVVVTGESIEQGKGKAAGKRTETRVKQ
- the lptB gene encoding LPS export ABC transporter ATP-binding protein; the encoded protein is MRRLETEEIGKSYAGRQVVRGVSVSIEQGEVVGLLGPNGAGKTTSFYMIVGLVRPDAGRVLIDGDDITRMPMYQRARKKGISYLPQEPSIFRKLTVEENILAVLEAQHLSWESRRTRTAKLIEQLNLGHVRTTQGYALSGGERRRVEIARCLAIQPAFILLDEPFSGIDPIAVLDLQQIIFALKASGIGVLITDHNVRETLSVTDRAYIINEGKIFRSGTPGELGRDPEVKRVYLGEKFSMD